In one Corythoichthys intestinalis isolate RoL2023-P3 chromosome 16, ASM3026506v1, whole genome shotgun sequence genomic region, the following are encoded:
- the aatka gene encoding serine/threonine-protein kinase LMTK1 isoform X1, with translation MLFALHVTVMSSAFFNPSFAFSSHFDTDGAPLSELSWPSSLAVVVVSFSGLFAFVFLMLACLCCKKGDIGFKEFDNTEGEEYQADLSPSSHNGPEVYILPLTEVSLPVSKQPGRSIQLLKSSDLGRHSLLYLKEIGHGWFGKVLLGEVNVGLSTTQVVVKELKASASVQDQMQFLEEVQPYRTLQHPALLQCLAQCTEVTPYLLVMEFCPLGDLKSYVCSCRLSDSDTPDPLILQRMACDIASGLLHLHKNNFIHSDLALRNCLLTSEMSVKIGDYGLSHSLFKEDYYYTQDQIWVPLRWIAPELIDEVHGNLLVVDQTKASNIWSLGVTVWELFELGEQPYRQYSDRQVLTYAVREQQLKLPKPQLQFLLSERWYEVMQFCWLQPDLRPSSEEVHLLLTYLCAKGSSDAEEDFEERWNALRPNLLGSPSHTAPLVLTPTVAKTRGPSHAQAVELASSASSSFPLLEHFSDSFHSDTGDDLLTVTETSHGLNFEYKWEQARAERPYCSLSTSGPLGQVNPHYQDIYYSSNASGCRTETSPSYYEAEHPGVVPVLSANSPSVSSEYYIRIEETSECNSNLDGKVGEFSPVLEADNPRMSPESQTGSLTVHPNAYWSTANAAKSTAYDSDSSPTVQLTMEPLFRQPSNPVALSQPHAIDVDYCESVRRVSLSEPQNSNVDYSMPLSGNQPRLSQTANSPSLGLCDPYLECEGSCSMPDDSSHNTMGSLRKTIPIVDHISIDVETCPGLLAGHQSNEEVTNWSLNHSANNNIPNFGNSNREKMANYLDFEYNVHCNTTEMWSLTKDTTKTFRSSRTCKEEAETREFACNDASKLNQLGSYIQLCHREGDVGPEKTNLANHVATKHAREDEKQFLSHGERLHSKRKIIPDTTYTKSPSFKESCGWNQAIPEKQRANLWEGAGIGVSSVRDVRLTYPPIDCSRKLQSGVGIGDSSATLVELGDYSEEDDDFTDITSSIFTDFNLDYTDIQEEELSPLKNSEGTPDLVDTINLSSSVTSTCDQAFSPESFNTPAQPKSLDSGYDTENNGSPEFIFKELVGTQTGGNGLVLQVGVRQNLTSASEVRLKDMIDKNTYRDSAYFSDYDTENDKSPREEIRKFFAGPTKRELYSGKLSYSRDLIKRECNESCSSEPNSPNSLSTPELSMLSPFPVQMGGCLTKEAAPDFDDLEFETEHQEEPCSQLSSSADPEPSSTIQEASTNYRDGRNNSEDCCHVEILRTDSTVSDYKDDESKENENTDQSTEEEELPEFNHAEALPDRAETVRINEEDFEDIDAEESDSQDSLCEVSNGAAEVSSASSLLELCGEDVRAPLEEAEDEDDSDDSESDEELRTYSIQEEDSSEGSDEDFTAVPVVVSDSSRARHLRSLLKMPTLLTQSFCEELERKKKAVSFFDDVTVFLFDQESPTGELVDCSFPTEETSSGNATQEVNTSNMNENMSNEIENTSDVDDMFDTSKVEVYEAQCDSEKSDCDKADQGFEWEDGPALEESQTSPGLQAAPDSPSNSPEVSKSVALNRFMVSRFSITHVSDTTATTGNAENSPKD, from the exons ATGGCGCTCCGCTGAGTGAGCTGTCGTGGCCTTCGTCACTTGCCGTTGTGGTGGTCTCCTTTTCCGGCCTCTTCGCCTTCGTCTTCCTCATGCTGGCCTGCCTGTGCTGCAAGAAGGGCGACATCGGCTTCAAG GAGTTTGACAACACCGAGGGCGAGGAGTACCAGGCGGACCTCTCGCCGTCTTCCCACAATGGACCCGAGGTGTACATCCTGCCCCTCACCGAGGTCTCCCTGCCCGTCTCCAAGCAGCCCGGTAGATCCA TCCAGCTTCTCAAATCGTCAGACCTCGGCCGCCATAGTTTACTCTATCTCAAGGAGATTGGCCATGGCTGGTTTGGAAAG GTATTGCTGGGAGAGGTCAACGTAGGTCTCAGCACTACCCAGGTGGTGGTGAAGGAACTGAAGGCAAGTGCAAGTGTCCAAGATCAAATGCAATTCCTGGAGGAGGTCCAGCCATATCG GACTTTGCAACATCCTGCTCTCTTGCAATGCTTGGCCCAGTGCACAGAGGTCACTCCCTATCTGCTGGTCATGGAGTTTTGCCCTCTG GGTGACCTGAAAAGCTACGTTTGCAGTTGCCGACTGTCAGACTCTGACACCCCCGACCCGCTCATCCTCCAGCGAATGGCGTGTGACATCGCTTCAGGGCTTTTACATCTTCACAAGAACAACTTCATACACAG tGATCTAGCCCTGCGAAACTGCCTGCTCACATCAGAAATGTCTGTGAAGATCGGCGACTACGGCCTTTCTCACAGTCTGTTTAAG GAGGACTATTACTACACACAAGACCAGATTTGGGTGCCGCTGCGCTGGATCGCACCTGAGCTCATAGACGAAGTCCATGGAAACCTGCTAGTTGTTGACCAGACCAAAGCAAGCAACATCTG GTCATTGGGAGTGACTGTGTGGGAGTTGTTTGAGCTTGGAGAGCAGCCATACAGGCAGTACTCGGACAGACAGGTGTTGACGTACGCTGTGCGAGAACAGCAGCTTAAATTGCCCAAACCGCAGCTTCAGTTCCTCCTCTCCGAGCGCTG GTATGAGGTCATGCAGTTCTGCTGGCTGCAGCCTGACCTGAGACCTAGCAGCGAGGAAGTCCACCTCCTGCTCACATACTTGtgcgctaaaggctctagcgatGCCGAAGAGGATTTCGAAGAGCGCTGGAATGCCCTGAGACCGAATTTGCTCGGAAGCCCTTCCCACACGGCGCCCCTGGTTCTCACTCCGACGGTGGCCAAGACCCGTGGCCCGTCCCACGCCCAGGCAGTGGAGCTGGCCTCGTCTGCCTCATCCTCTTTCCCTCTGCTGGAGCATTTCTCCGACAGCTTTCACTCAGACACGGGGGACGACTTGCTGACCGTAACTGAGACAAGCCACGGTCTCAACTTTGAGTATAAGTGGGAGCAAGCCCGAGCCGAGCGGCCCtactgctccttgtccaccagcGGTCCACTGGGCCAAGTGAACCCTCACTACCAAGATATATACTATTCAAGCAATGCAAGCGGATGCAGGACTGAGACATCCCCGTCCTACTATGAGGCAGAGCATCCGGGTGTGGTCCCTGTGTTAAGTGCTAACAGCCCTTCTGTCAGCAGCGAGTATTACATCCGAATCGAAGAAACATCCGAGTGTAACAGTAACTTAGACGGCAAAGTCGGGGAATTCAGTCCTGTGCTGGAGGCCGACAACCCTCGGATGTCACCTGAAAGTCAGACTGGTTCACTCACAGTACACCCGAATGCTTACTGGTCAACTGCAAACGCGGCCAAATCAACTGCGTACGATTCAGATTCAAGCCCCACTGTGCAGCTAACCATGGAGCCACTATTCAGGCAGCCATCCAACCCCGTGGCGTTAAGCCAGCCTCACGCGATCGACGTTGACTACTGTGAATCCGTACGGCGAGTTAGTCTCTCAGAACCACAAAATTCCAACGTTGATTATTCGATGCCATTGTCGGGAAATCAGCCTCGTCTGTCACAAACAGCAAACAGCCCAAGCTTGGGGTTGTGTGATCCCTACCTTGAATGCGAAGGCAGCTGCAGCATGCCCGATGATAGCTCCCATAACACAATGGGATCCCTTCGAAAGACAATACCCATCGTAGATCACATTAGTATCGATGTTGAAACATGTCCTGGATTACTGGCGGGTCATCAGAGTAACGAAGAAGTCACAAACTGGTCCTTAAACCATTCTGCCAACAACAACATCCCAAACTTTGGCAACAGTAATAGAGAGAAGATGGCGAATTATTTGGATTTTGAGTATAATGTGCACTGCAACACAACTGAAATGTGGTCTTTAACCAAGGACACCACCAAAACCTTTCGCAGCTCCAGGACTTGTAAAGAGGAAGCAGAAACGAGAGAATTTGCTTGTAACGATGCCAGCAAACTCAACCAACTAGGATCGTACATTCAGTTATGTCACCGAGAGGGTGATGTTGGTCCAGAGAAAACCAACTTGGCTAATCATGTCGCAACTAAACATGCCCGAGAAGACGAAAAGCAATTTTTATCTCATGGAGAGAGATTGCATTCTAAACGCAAGATAATACCTGACACAACCTATACTAAGTCTCCATCTTTTAAGGAATCTTGTGGTTGGAATCAAGCCATTCCAGAGAAGCAGAGGGCTAACCTTTGGGAGGGAGCTGGAATTGGAGTTTCTTCCGTTAGAGATGTACGACTAACTTATCCTCCAATAGACTGTAGCAGGAAGTTGCAAAGTGGAGTAGGGATCGGAGACTCCAGTGCAACCCTGGTGGAGCTTGGAGACTACAGTGAAGAGGATGATGACTTTACAGACATAACATCAAGCATTTTTACCGACTTCAACCTTGATTACACGGACATACAGGAGGAAGAGCTAAGTCCCCTTAAGAACTCAGAAGGAACTCCTGACCTGGTGGATACTATCAACCTTTCGTCTTCAGTGACAAGCACCTGTGACCAAGCTTTCAGCCCAGAATCTTTCAATACTCCTGCCCAGCCCAAATCCCTGGACAGTGGGTACGACACGGAAAATAACGGCTCTCCAGAATTTATATTTAAAGAGCTTGTAGGTACTCAAACAGGTGGAAATGGACTTGTGTTGCAAGTGGGAGTTCGACAAAACCTCACTAGCGCGTCAGAGGTCCGCCTAAAGGACATGATTGATAAAAACACGTATCGAGACTCGGCTTATTTTTCTGACTACGACActgaaaatgacaaaagcccacGGGAGGAAATTCGTAAATTCTTTGCCGGACCGACTAAACGCGAGTTATACTCCGGGAAACTGAGCTACTCCCGAGATTTAATTAAAAGGGAATGCAACGAGAGTTGCTCATCTGAGCCAAACTCTCCCAATTCTCTTTCCACACCAGAGTTGTCTATGTTATCACCGTTTCCTGTACAGATGGGAGGATGCCTGACCAAAGAGGCAGCCCCGGACTTTGACGATCTGGAGTTTGAGACTGAACACCAAGAGGAGCCCTGCTCGCAGCTTAGCTCCTCTGCTGATCCGGAACCTTCCTCCACCATCCAGGAGGCCTCAACAAATTACCGCGACGGAAGAAACAACTCTGAAGACTGTTGCCACGTAGAGATTTTACGAACTGACTCCACTGTATCCGACTATAAAGACGACGAATCCAAAGAGAATGAAAATACCGATCAATCCACAGAGGAGGAAGAACTGCCAGAATTCAATCACGCGGAAGCGCTGCCGGACAGAGCGGAAACGGTCAGGATAAACGAGGAGGACTTCGAGGACATCGACGCTGAGGAATCGGATTCCCAAGATAGCTTGTGCGAAGTTTCCAACGGTGCTGCCGAAGTGTCGTCCGCCTCTTCGCTACTAGAGCTGTGCGGGGAGGATGTAAGAGCACCACTTGAGGAGGCGGAAGACGAAGATGACTCTGACGACAGTGAGTCCGACGAAGAGTTGCGGACCTACAGCATCCAGGAGGAAGACTCCAGCGAGGGGAGCGATGAGGATTTCACAGCAGTGCCTGTGGTGGTGAGCGACAGCAGCAGGGCGCGGCATCTCCGCAGCCTGCTGAAGATGCCGACGCTCCTCACTCAGTCCTTCTGTGAGGAGCTGGAGAGGAAGAAAAAGGCAGTGTCCTTCTTTGATGACGTCACCGTATTCCTCTTTGACCAG GAGAGTCCAACCGGAGAACTGGTGGACTGTAGCTTCCCCACTGAAGAGACGTCCAGCGGGAACGCGACACAGGAAGtaaacacctccaacatgaatGAAAACATGTCCAATGAAATTGAAAACACCTCCGACGTGGATGACATGTTCGACACATCTAAAGTTGAAGTTTATGAGGCGCAGTGTGATTCAGAGAAGTCAGACTGCGACAAAGCAGATCAAG GTTTTGAGTGGGAGGATGGCCCAGCATTAGAAGAAAGCCAAACGTCACCCGGGTTGCAAGCAGCACCCGATTCTCCTTCAAACAGTCCTGAGGTGTCAAAATCTGTAGCACTGAACCGGTTTATGGTCTCCAGATTCTCCATCACGCACGTGTCAGACACAACCGCAACAACGG
- the aatka gene encoding serine/threonine-protein kinase LMTK1 isoform X2 has product MKIQRVQLLKSSDLGRHSLLYLKEIGHGWFGKVLLGEVNVGLSTTQVVVKELKASASVQDQMQFLEEVQPYRTLQHPALLQCLAQCTEVTPYLLVMEFCPLGDLKSYVCSCRLSDSDTPDPLILQRMACDIASGLLHLHKNNFIHSDLALRNCLLTSEMSVKIGDYGLSHSLFKEDYYYTQDQIWVPLRWIAPELIDEVHGNLLVVDQTKASNIWSLGVTVWELFELGEQPYRQYSDRQVLTYAVREQQLKLPKPQLQFLLSERWYEVMQFCWLQPDLRPSSEEVHLLLTYLCAKGSSDAEEDFEERWNALRPNLLGSPSHTAPLVLTPTVAKTRGPSHAQAVELASSASSSFPLLEHFSDSFHSDTGDDLLTVTETSHGLNFEYKWEQARAERPYCSLSTSGPLGQVNPHYQDIYYSSNASGCRTETSPSYYEAEHPGVVPVLSANSPSVSSEYYIRIEETSECNSNLDGKVGEFSPVLEADNPRMSPESQTGSLTVHPNAYWSTANAAKSTAYDSDSSPTVQLTMEPLFRQPSNPVALSQPHAIDVDYCESVRRVSLSEPQNSNVDYSMPLSGNQPRLSQTANSPSLGLCDPYLECEGSCSMPDDSSHNTMGSLRKTIPIVDHISIDVETCPGLLAGHQSNEEVTNWSLNHSANNNIPNFGNSNREKMANYLDFEYNVHCNTTEMWSLTKDTTKTFRSSRTCKEEAETREFACNDASKLNQLGSYIQLCHREGDVGPEKTNLANHVATKHAREDEKQFLSHGERLHSKRKIIPDTTYTKSPSFKESCGWNQAIPEKQRANLWEGAGIGVSSVRDVRLTYPPIDCSRKLQSGVGIGDSSATLVELGDYSEEDDDFTDITSSIFTDFNLDYTDIQEEELSPLKNSEGTPDLVDTINLSSSVTSTCDQAFSPESFNTPAQPKSLDSGYDTENNGSPEFIFKELVGTQTGGNGLVLQVGVRQNLTSASEVRLKDMIDKNTYRDSAYFSDYDTENDKSPREEIRKFFAGPTKRELYSGKLSYSRDLIKRECNESCSSEPNSPNSLSTPELSMLSPFPVQMGGCLTKEAAPDFDDLEFETEHQEEPCSQLSSSADPEPSSTIQEASTNYRDGRNNSEDCCHVEILRTDSTVSDYKDDESKENENTDQSTEEEELPEFNHAEALPDRAETVRINEEDFEDIDAEESDSQDSLCEVSNGAAEVSSASSLLELCGEDVRAPLEEAEDEDDSDDSESDEELRTYSIQEEDSSEGSDEDFTAVPVVVSDSSRARHLRSLLKMPTLLTQSFCEELERKKKAVSFFDDVTVFLFDQESPTGELVDCSFPTEETSSGNATQEVNTSNMNENMSNEIENTSDVDDMFDTSKVEVYEAQCDSEKSDCDKADQGFEWEDGPALEESQTSPGLQAAPDSPSNSPEVSKSVALNRFMVSRFSITHVSDTTATTGNAENSPKD; this is encoded by the exons ATGAAGATCCAGCGAG TCCAGCTTCTCAAATCGTCAGACCTCGGCCGCCATAGTTTACTCTATCTCAAGGAGATTGGCCATGGCTGGTTTGGAAAG GTATTGCTGGGAGAGGTCAACGTAGGTCTCAGCACTACCCAGGTGGTGGTGAAGGAACTGAAGGCAAGTGCAAGTGTCCAAGATCAAATGCAATTCCTGGAGGAGGTCCAGCCATATCG GACTTTGCAACATCCTGCTCTCTTGCAATGCTTGGCCCAGTGCACAGAGGTCACTCCCTATCTGCTGGTCATGGAGTTTTGCCCTCTG GGTGACCTGAAAAGCTACGTTTGCAGTTGCCGACTGTCAGACTCTGACACCCCCGACCCGCTCATCCTCCAGCGAATGGCGTGTGACATCGCTTCAGGGCTTTTACATCTTCACAAGAACAACTTCATACACAG tGATCTAGCCCTGCGAAACTGCCTGCTCACATCAGAAATGTCTGTGAAGATCGGCGACTACGGCCTTTCTCACAGTCTGTTTAAG GAGGACTATTACTACACACAAGACCAGATTTGGGTGCCGCTGCGCTGGATCGCACCTGAGCTCATAGACGAAGTCCATGGAAACCTGCTAGTTGTTGACCAGACCAAAGCAAGCAACATCTG GTCATTGGGAGTGACTGTGTGGGAGTTGTTTGAGCTTGGAGAGCAGCCATACAGGCAGTACTCGGACAGACAGGTGTTGACGTACGCTGTGCGAGAACAGCAGCTTAAATTGCCCAAACCGCAGCTTCAGTTCCTCCTCTCCGAGCGCTG GTATGAGGTCATGCAGTTCTGCTGGCTGCAGCCTGACCTGAGACCTAGCAGCGAGGAAGTCCACCTCCTGCTCACATACTTGtgcgctaaaggctctagcgatGCCGAAGAGGATTTCGAAGAGCGCTGGAATGCCCTGAGACCGAATTTGCTCGGAAGCCCTTCCCACACGGCGCCCCTGGTTCTCACTCCGACGGTGGCCAAGACCCGTGGCCCGTCCCACGCCCAGGCAGTGGAGCTGGCCTCGTCTGCCTCATCCTCTTTCCCTCTGCTGGAGCATTTCTCCGACAGCTTTCACTCAGACACGGGGGACGACTTGCTGACCGTAACTGAGACAAGCCACGGTCTCAACTTTGAGTATAAGTGGGAGCAAGCCCGAGCCGAGCGGCCCtactgctccttgtccaccagcGGTCCACTGGGCCAAGTGAACCCTCACTACCAAGATATATACTATTCAAGCAATGCAAGCGGATGCAGGACTGAGACATCCCCGTCCTACTATGAGGCAGAGCATCCGGGTGTGGTCCCTGTGTTAAGTGCTAACAGCCCTTCTGTCAGCAGCGAGTATTACATCCGAATCGAAGAAACATCCGAGTGTAACAGTAACTTAGACGGCAAAGTCGGGGAATTCAGTCCTGTGCTGGAGGCCGACAACCCTCGGATGTCACCTGAAAGTCAGACTGGTTCACTCACAGTACACCCGAATGCTTACTGGTCAACTGCAAACGCGGCCAAATCAACTGCGTACGATTCAGATTCAAGCCCCACTGTGCAGCTAACCATGGAGCCACTATTCAGGCAGCCATCCAACCCCGTGGCGTTAAGCCAGCCTCACGCGATCGACGTTGACTACTGTGAATCCGTACGGCGAGTTAGTCTCTCAGAACCACAAAATTCCAACGTTGATTATTCGATGCCATTGTCGGGAAATCAGCCTCGTCTGTCACAAACAGCAAACAGCCCAAGCTTGGGGTTGTGTGATCCCTACCTTGAATGCGAAGGCAGCTGCAGCATGCCCGATGATAGCTCCCATAACACAATGGGATCCCTTCGAAAGACAATACCCATCGTAGATCACATTAGTATCGATGTTGAAACATGTCCTGGATTACTGGCGGGTCATCAGAGTAACGAAGAAGTCACAAACTGGTCCTTAAACCATTCTGCCAACAACAACATCCCAAACTTTGGCAACAGTAATAGAGAGAAGATGGCGAATTATTTGGATTTTGAGTATAATGTGCACTGCAACACAACTGAAATGTGGTCTTTAACCAAGGACACCACCAAAACCTTTCGCAGCTCCAGGACTTGTAAAGAGGAAGCAGAAACGAGAGAATTTGCTTGTAACGATGCCAGCAAACTCAACCAACTAGGATCGTACATTCAGTTATGTCACCGAGAGGGTGATGTTGGTCCAGAGAAAACCAACTTGGCTAATCATGTCGCAACTAAACATGCCCGAGAAGACGAAAAGCAATTTTTATCTCATGGAGAGAGATTGCATTCTAAACGCAAGATAATACCTGACACAACCTATACTAAGTCTCCATCTTTTAAGGAATCTTGTGGTTGGAATCAAGCCATTCCAGAGAAGCAGAGGGCTAACCTTTGGGAGGGAGCTGGAATTGGAGTTTCTTCCGTTAGAGATGTACGACTAACTTATCCTCCAATAGACTGTAGCAGGAAGTTGCAAAGTGGAGTAGGGATCGGAGACTCCAGTGCAACCCTGGTGGAGCTTGGAGACTACAGTGAAGAGGATGATGACTTTACAGACATAACATCAAGCATTTTTACCGACTTCAACCTTGATTACACGGACATACAGGAGGAAGAGCTAAGTCCCCTTAAGAACTCAGAAGGAACTCCTGACCTGGTGGATACTATCAACCTTTCGTCTTCAGTGACAAGCACCTGTGACCAAGCTTTCAGCCCAGAATCTTTCAATACTCCTGCCCAGCCCAAATCCCTGGACAGTGGGTACGACACGGAAAATAACGGCTCTCCAGAATTTATATTTAAAGAGCTTGTAGGTACTCAAACAGGTGGAAATGGACTTGTGTTGCAAGTGGGAGTTCGACAAAACCTCACTAGCGCGTCAGAGGTCCGCCTAAAGGACATGATTGATAAAAACACGTATCGAGACTCGGCTTATTTTTCTGACTACGACActgaaaatgacaaaagcccacGGGAGGAAATTCGTAAATTCTTTGCCGGACCGACTAAACGCGAGTTATACTCCGGGAAACTGAGCTACTCCCGAGATTTAATTAAAAGGGAATGCAACGAGAGTTGCTCATCTGAGCCAAACTCTCCCAATTCTCTTTCCACACCAGAGTTGTCTATGTTATCACCGTTTCCTGTACAGATGGGAGGATGCCTGACCAAAGAGGCAGCCCCGGACTTTGACGATCTGGAGTTTGAGACTGAACACCAAGAGGAGCCCTGCTCGCAGCTTAGCTCCTCTGCTGATCCGGAACCTTCCTCCACCATCCAGGAGGCCTCAACAAATTACCGCGACGGAAGAAACAACTCTGAAGACTGTTGCCACGTAGAGATTTTACGAACTGACTCCACTGTATCCGACTATAAAGACGACGAATCCAAAGAGAATGAAAATACCGATCAATCCACAGAGGAGGAAGAACTGCCAGAATTCAATCACGCGGAAGCGCTGCCGGACAGAGCGGAAACGGTCAGGATAAACGAGGAGGACTTCGAGGACATCGACGCTGAGGAATCGGATTCCCAAGATAGCTTGTGCGAAGTTTCCAACGGTGCTGCCGAAGTGTCGTCCGCCTCTTCGCTACTAGAGCTGTGCGGGGAGGATGTAAGAGCACCACTTGAGGAGGCGGAAGACGAAGATGACTCTGACGACAGTGAGTCCGACGAAGAGTTGCGGACCTACAGCATCCAGGAGGAAGACTCCAGCGAGGGGAGCGATGAGGATTTCACAGCAGTGCCTGTGGTGGTGAGCGACAGCAGCAGGGCGCGGCATCTCCGCAGCCTGCTGAAGATGCCGACGCTCCTCACTCAGTCCTTCTGTGAGGAGCTGGAGAGGAAGAAAAAGGCAGTGTCCTTCTTTGATGACGTCACCGTATTCCTCTTTGACCAG GAGAGTCCAACCGGAGAACTGGTGGACTGTAGCTTCCCCACTGAAGAGACGTCCAGCGGGAACGCGACACAGGAAGtaaacacctccaacatgaatGAAAACATGTCCAATGAAATTGAAAACACCTCCGACGTGGATGACATGTTCGACACATCTAAAGTTGAAGTTTATGAGGCGCAGTGTGATTCAGAGAAGTCAGACTGCGACAAAGCAGATCAAG GTTTTGAGTGGGAGGATGGCCCAGCATTAGAAGAAAGCCAAACGTCACCCGGGTTGCAAGCAGCACCCGATTCTCCTTCAAACAGTCCTGAGGTGTCAAAATCTGTAGCACTGAACCGGTTTATGGTCTCCAGATTCTCCATCACGCACGTGTCAGACACAACCGCAACAACGG